DNA sequence from the Pomacea canaliculata isolate SZHN2017 linkage group LG7, ASM307304v1, whole genome shotgun sequence genome:
TACTTTTGAATTCAAACGTTTACCTATGACCATCAAGCATAAACTAGTAAACTTCtatcaaaactattttgtagaacacataaaaatacgtaactttatattacatataaatgtttaattaataaatcattCGTGTAAAGTTCTATGAggaaaaatgcatttgaaatcaTGTTTGTATCTTTGTCTTAACtcaaaagaaatgcaaacatAGTATTTAGTGTTTACCTTTGTGATCATAATTGTTTTCGGTTATGTTAATTTGCTGAGTTTTATTCTGGCTTTCTTTTTGTCCCTCACTTTGGTTttcaacaaaatgacaaaagttGACTTTGCTGGGGTCACCTCCACTAAGTGTGTATCCGATCTGGCTTGGTCTGGTAACAAATGTCTGAGGTACTTCGATTTCTGCAGTATTTGGCACAGGTAACCTGCACTTGAATCCTTCTTGTTGGATGCACTCAAGCTCGTCCCCCTCCCATGCACAATCCACCAGCAGCTCTGTAGGATGTATTGAAAACAGCGAAGTAGctttttatctttaaacatATTTGAGTTGAGTATCATTAAATATGCAAGTTACATTTGCCACAACAAAAGGAATCTACGATTTTACGGAACGTCAACAACTTaacttgacctttttttttgcctatttattttctaaatccATCGATAACTTGACCTAAAGTTTTATCCAACATGTCACAGTAAAGTCGACAGAGTATTTTTAAAGGTAaactattttattgtctttgagACTACTTTATTCAGGACCACCATTTTATGAGGAAAGTGGGTATTTATCGCCTTACCCTCACTGCATTACCTTTACTAATTATCCCTTTATAGTGTCGTGTACCTGTTCACGACAGCTGGGTTTACTGGAAGATTAACTCACCAGACGTGTATTTACACCAAAGTTGACTTAGttgtaaaaacttttttgaGAATTAGACACTATTGACTATTTAAAAGTGATATGCATATATCTTTTctatagagacagagagatgtgATATACCTGTTTTGCCATTTTcgtcataaaaataaactgcaaaatatGTCCTCGTAGAGTTTTCCGGAAATATGCAGTGTAGGATAGCCGTGTTAGAGGAATTATACTCTGTTTCCATGCTACCTGCAAATTGCACGTACAAACACATATTAATGATATTACCAGACATAGTGgaggtattattatttttgctattaataataataataataagcttcCAAgctccaaagatttgctcagtgcactttaaataaagcatgaagggactaaatcatcaacatcCATGCACACATACCCGTGTACAACAGGCGcacccacaaacacactcatacacacagtaaATTATTCACAACCTTTATGCAAGTTCATGGCCAGGAGAAAGTCACAGTGAAGTTTAAGTTGTGGTTTtaaaaagatgtgtcttaactTTGACCtaaaggtggtaaaagaatcaGAGTATAGAAGGGTAAGCTtagtgtcagaagatgagcgaagaaATGGTGCGGGCGTGTAGGTGGGAGTGAGCTCAGTGAGAAACTGAGGCCATACGGACCACGACTGGCACCCAGTGAAGAAATACTTGGAAACTCCGCATAAAACATGCGTTGTACATATACAATTATTACTAATAAATAAGAGTGTAGTCATATGCTAGGGGAAATGCCTGTTATCGACAGATAAAAACGAGATACACTCACCTGTTGGCACTAGACGTACCACAATaaccaagaagaaaataagttgCATCTTGCCAAGGATAATGAGAGGACTTTTGAACAAAGCCACGAACGGACTAACTGCAAGCAGATAATacataacaattaaaattagCATGTTTTAACGCTGGTTGAACAAATAAATCAGGAAAAGAAGGGATCAGTGAACCacacagtttaaaattttttataataatgggATTCTGCTGACCCATATGAGCAGAGATTCCgttaacaacatttttttcggCTTGAAATTATCCGACTTCTGTTTTCTAAGGGAAGTGAATCATTACGGGTGACTTAGGGATAATTTTTCTAATCGAGTTCCCTCCCATTAAGTAAAGGTGGGCAGCGcgcaacttttttattttgtttattgaaacACATTTGCCCAGTCTTATTTTTTGACACATTAGCTGATAAGAAAAGTCTATAATGAGTCCAGAGAAATACATCATTGAAGGTACACCATCTCTCCAGTAGACATTTTGTTGTCCTGCAATATTACTCAAAAGCTGAAAAATTGCTTTACGCTGTTCTGCTACTCAAATGGTCAAGTTGAGTCCAGCTCTCCCTCTCTTCAGAGAACCACGGCGTACAAAACTACCTCTGCGCTAACCACTGGGGTATTTGCTGTCCCTTGGCAAATACACCAAGGTGCAAAGCTAAGAGCGCCAGGAAGTGTAATCCAAGGGGGCTAACACTGTAACACTAGCGAGTCTGGTTTCGCTCCCCTGCacgaagcacacacacagacagtccGACAGGATTCAGTCTGGACTCACATGGGCGCTAACAGAGCTTAAACCCACTTAAACCGACGGGCATATGCAGGTGATTTCAATATATTTGAAGGTACAGGTCATCTCTTGACCTATTTCAAACGATGCATTCTGAAGTGAGCGTACCACGCGGGCGCTTTCAGGCGCCTATGACGGTCAGGCCGTTCCGGAGCGAAACGTGAGTTAGCGCCCGTGAGCGAACGAACGCGTGCGCTCGAATTGCGGAACGCACGACGAATCGTTTTCCCGCTGCACCAAGTTCGAATTGCTATTACCGTAGCTCACTTCCAAGCTGCACTGCTCGCTACACAACTTGAGTTCGCACCCCGCGTTCACTACCCTCGCCCACCCGCGGCTGTTCAAGCCTGCAGCGGCGTTTTAGAACAGCTCACTCGTGAGTCACGGCGACCCATTGTTATCTATCATGTCTTGTAttaatttgagaaaaataacagtttaaCGAATAAGTCGCTGCTGCTAACTTTATTATATTACGTGAGCAGTAATTTTTCGATATTGATTGTTGTTatgtaaaactttttaaaatttaacctAATAAATTTTTACTTACCTTATAAAAGTCAGCTTATATTCCCTTTTTTTCATGGCGATAGAATAAACCACATAGCGCCTGTATGTTTTGACTGTTACAACCATATTTGAATGTTGCTTCACCATCAAGATACTTCAGCTTCATTCCTAATACTTCGTTTCGAGAACTCCCTGTAGCCCTTATGCCAAGAAATATGAAACTTATCGACGTACGGACTACCCAGCGACTCAAGTGCTACTGGAGGGATCTGATGACCCTGTGTCTGCACCCTGCACACTGCATACAAAGACGATTACGGGTGCTGAAGTATTTTCCCcgact
Encoded proteins:
- the LOC112567926 gene encoding uncharacterized protein LOC112567926 isoform X1 — encoded protein: MLYLKCTEQIFGAWKLIIIIINSKNNNTSTMSGNIINMCLYVQFAGSMETEYNSSNTAILHCIFPENSTRTYFAVYFYDENGKTELLVDCAWEGDELECIQQEGFKCRLPVPNTAEIEVPQTFVTRPSQIGYTLSGGDPSKVNFCHFVENQSEGQKESQNKTQQINITENNYDHKASSDFPVWVIGLVIGAVLAVGVIVIVIVLYRKICRNSQMHKPEESDEESPSLVSTENSSRDDNSSRSTVKDQFFSYSTEQSSC